One genomic segment of Clavelina lepadiformis chromosome 3, kaClaLepa1.1, whole genome shotgun sequence includes these proteins:
- the LOC143449566 gene encoding uncharacterized protein LOC143449566, which produces MEFLPFPIWQHLGSVLVITTLIKVLGPKFFRPTLSTFDDLTDKKRKAFVLELVFFLGASVSSFYLLYLIVFGGNPIQDQTGSSALDKWLLFSGGEGLFAGLRWKVIFPFLYPVFEVDTVFRLMWRLNPVQPALIHGAYVLLMTFLLLPVDKTILHFCSLRIMTIIPSPLFILKNMMGRLELDYWSLCLGVKLVGFFCEFHIRIVTIPIYYILLFTMAETSRGLFLSYYSVRFWLAFGVAVDLMNIYYFICICKFYWNEIYIQKRKKNTQTHRAARVQTRRR; this is translated from the exons ATGGAATTTTTACCGTTTCCAATCTGGCAACATCTGGGAAGTGTACTCGTTATTACAACTCTTATAAAAGTCCTTGGTCCTAAGTTCTTTCGACCAACATTGAGCACATTCGACGATCTAACCgataaaaagagaaaagcatTTGTTCTCGA GTTGGTGTTCTTTTTGGGTGCGTCAGTTTCAAGTTTTTACCTCTTGTACTTAATTGTATTTGGTGGCAATCCCATCCAAGACCAAACTGG AAGTTCAGCTTTGGATAAATGGTTGCTTTTCTCGGGCGGAGAAGGACTTTTTGCAG GACTCCGTTGGAAGGTGATTTTCCCATTTCTTTATCCTGTCTTTGAAGTGGATACGGTTTTCCGGTTGATGTGGAGGTTGAACCCAGTTCAACCTGCGCTAATTCACGGCGCTTACGTGCTTTTAATGACATTTCTGCTACTTCCG GTGGACAAAACCATTCTCCATTTCTGCAGTTTAAGAATTATGACCATCATACCAAGTCCTCTATTTATACTGAA AAATATGATGGGTCGATTGGAATTAGATTACTGGTCGCTGTGCTTAGGAGTTAAACTTGTGGGATTTTTTTGTGAATTCCACATTCGGATCGTCACGATACCAATTTATTACATCCTGCTGTTTACCATGGCTGAAACTTCGCGCGGACTATTTCT GAGTTATTACAGCGTTCGTTTTTGGCTTGCTTTCGGTGTGGCCGTTGATCTAATGAATATATACTACTTTATCTGTATATGCAAGTTCTATTGGAATGAGATTTATATTCAGAAGAGGAAAAAAAACACGCAAACACACAGAg CTGCAAGGGTACAGACTAGAAGACGATAA